In the genome of Streptomyces sp. NBC_00190, one region contains:
- a CDS encoding DUF3995 domain-containing protein: MRNKRAGTALAGLLAADAAVHLYWATGATWPAADERALSLAVLGIETSFGPGSVLPLAAVLLTGASAALAHTHGRGGRATRAVTGAVAAGLTVRGLAGLGWAAGVLDSPPGSPFYALNLLVYTPACLAAAWAAARLAAQAGAATRVRP; encoded by the coding sequence ATGAGGAACAAGCGCGCGGGGACGGCTCTGGCCGGGCTGCTGGCGGCGGACGCGGCAGTGCACCTGTACTGGGCCACCGGCGCGACCTGGCCCGCCGCCGACGAACGGGCCCTGTCCCTGGCCGTCCTCGGCATCGAGACCTCCTTCGGACCGGGCTCGGTGCTCCCCCTGGCCGCCGTACTGCTGACGGGAGCGTCCGCCGCACTCGCCCACACCCACGGCCGCGGCGGCCGGGCGACGCGGGCCGTCACGGGGGCGGTCGCGGCCGGCCTGACCGTGCGCGGCCTCGCGGGGCTCGGCTGGGCGGCCGGCGTCCTCGACAGCCCTCCGGGCAGCCCCTTCTACGCCCTCAACCTGCTCGTCTACACCCCCGCCTGCCTCGCCGCCGCCTGGGCGGCGGCCCGCCTCGCCGCTCAGGCGGGCGCGGCCACGCGGGTGAGGCCCTGA
- a CDS encoding ABC transporter ATP-binding protein, translated as MTTSDLGIHAIGLTKSYGALRVLDGLDLAVPRGSVLALLGPNGAGKTTTVRILATLTAADSGAARVAGYDVTGHRSRVRERISLTGQFAAVDELQTGTEMLRMMGRLAGLSSRAARTRADELLARFGLSEAAARTAKTYSGGMRRRLDLAASLVSRPEVIFLDEPTTGLDPRSRHDLWDLVRELRADGTTVLLTTQYLEEADRLADHVAVLADGRIAAEGTPSALKARVAGHRLDLTLATRAAYDALAPRAVHLAPDELVLGLPTDGSAADVRALLDELDPDRTAVDRFAVRTATLDDVFLTLTGAAP; from the coding sequence ATGACCACGAGCGACCTCGGCATTCACGCCATCGGCCTGACCAAGTCCTACGGCGCCCTGCGCGTCCTCGACGGCCTCGACCTCGCCGTCCCGCGCGGCAGCGTCCTCGCCCTCCTCGGCCCCAACGGCGCCGGCAAGACCACCACCGTCCGGATCCTCGCCACCCTCACCGCCGCCGACTCCGGCGCCGCCCGCGTGGCCGGGTACGACGTCACCGGTCACCGCTCGCGCGTCCGCGAACGGATCAGCCTCACCGGGCAGTTCGCGGCCGTCGACGAGCTCCAGACCGGCACCGAGATGCTCCGCATGATGGGCCGCCTGGCCGGACTCTCCTCCCGCGCCGCCCGTACCCGCGCCGACGAGCTGCTCGCCCGCTTCGGGCTCTCCGAGGCCGCCGCGCGCACGGCGAAGACGTACTCGGGCGGGATGCGCCGCCGCCTCGACCTCGCCGCGAGCCTGGTCTCCCGGCCCGAAGTGATCTTCCTCGACGAGCCGACCACCGGACTCGACCCGCGCAGCCGCCACGACCTGTGGGACCTCGTACGGGAACTGCGCGCCGACGGCACGACCGTGCTCCTCACCACCCAGTACCTGGAGGAGGCCGACAGGCTCGCCGACCACGTCGCCGTCCTGGCCGACGGGCGGATCGCCGCCGAGGGCACGCCCTCGGCACTCAAGGCCCGCGTCGCCGGGCACCGGCTCGACCTCACCCTCGCCACCCGGGCCGCCTACGACGCGCTGGCCCCGCGCGCGGTCCACCTCGCCCCGGACGAGCTCGTCCTCGGCCTGCCCACCGACGGCAGCGCGGCCGACGTACGCGCCCTGCTCGACGAACTCGACCCGGACCGTACCGCCGTGGACCGCTTCGCGGTCCGCACCGCCACCCTCGACGACGTGTTCCTCACCCTGACGGGAGCCGCCCCATGA
- a CDS encoding S8 family serine peptidase: MDRRAFGGQPERPHGNGSAHNTEYTGRYVVLLDPGNEESGLNALRSAADIAPWERVRGAAAANVSELLERPDVSVLFENLAVAVVEVRPENRFALVTTAEAEGSILAAEPERMVYASPITTPQQAPTEFFPAYRSDEDVVAHHSQAEAAASLGPALDEQSVTWGLQAIRANISGMTGRGVKVAVLDTGVDTDHPDLIGCIEETASFVPGEAVEDGHSHGTHCIGTVAGPRSPRQGPRYGVACDARILAGKVLANSGSGPDGGILAGIEWAISRGAKVISLSLGSRVLPGEIFPQTYELLAQRALGMGTVIVAAAGNSSLRPGFVAPVERPANCPSILAVGSLDKALKTAFSSCGGINGQGGEVNIAGPGVAVHSSVPGGYGMKSGTSMATPHVAGVLALLAEANPAASAADLKATLLSGAFPLTQPARDVGVGLLQAP, translated from the coding sequence ATGGACAGGCGCGCCTTCGGCGGCCAGCCCGAACGGCCCCATGGCAACGGCAGCGCCCACAACACGGAGTACACCGGCCGGTACGTCGTCCTGCTCGATCCGGGCAACGAGGAGAGCGGACTGAACGCACTGCGTTCCGCCGCCGACATCGCCCCCTGGGAACGTGTCCGCGGAGCCGCGGCCGCGAACGTCTCCGAACTCCTCGAACGCCCCGACGTCTCGGTGCTCTTCGAGAACCTCGCCGTGGCCGTCGTCGAGGTACGGCCCGAGAACCGCTTCGCGCTGGTGACCACGGCCGAGGCGGAGGGGTCGATCCTCGCGGCCGAGCCGGAGCGCATGGTCTACGCCTCGCCGATCACCACCCCGCAGCAAGCGCCGACCGAGTTCTTCCCGGCCTACCGCAGCGACGAGGACGTGGTCGCCCACCACTCCCAGGCCGAGGCCGCCGCGTCCCTGGGGCCGGCGCTGGACGAGCAGAGCGTGACCTGGGGTCTCCAGGCGATCAGGGCCAACATCTCCGGCATGACCGGACGCGGAGTGAAGGTCGCGGTCCTCGACACCGGCGTGGACACGGACCACCCGGACCTGATCGGGTGCATCGAGGAGACGGCCTCCTTCGTGCCCGGCGAAGCGGTCGAGGACGGACACAGCCACGGCACGCACTGCATCGGCACCGTTGCCGGTCCGCGCAGCCCCCGGCAGGGGCCCCGCTACGGGGTGGCGTGCGACGCGCGCATCCTCGCCGGCAAGGTGCTCGCCAACAGCGGCAGTGGCCCGGACGGCGGAATCCTGGCGGGCATCGAGTGGGCGATCTCCCGCGGCGCGAAGGTGATCTCCCTGTCGCTCGGCTCTCGCGTCCTGCCGGGTGAGATCTTCCCGCAGACGTACGAGCTCCTGGCCCAGCGCGCACTCGGCATGGGGACGGTGATCGTCGCGGCGGCGGGCAACAGCAGCCTGCGGCCCGGATTCGTGGCCCCCGTCGAGCGGCCCGCCAACTGCCCCTCCATCCTCGCCGTGGGCTCGCTGGACAAGGCGCTGAAGACGGCGTTCTCCTCCTGCGGGGGCATCAACGGCCAGGGCGGCGAGGTCAACATCGCGGGCCCCGGCGTGGCCGTGCACTCGTCCGTCCCCGGCGGCTACGGGATGAAGTCGGGTACCAGCATGGCCACACCGCACGTGGCGGGTGTCCTCGCGCTGCTCGCCGAGGCGAACCCCGCCGCCTCCGCGGCCGATCTCAAGGCCACCCTGCTGTCCGGTGCGTTCCCGCTGACGCAGCCCGCCCGGGACGTCGGCGTGGGTCTGCTCCAGGCGCCGTGA
- a CDS encoding VOC family protein: MVPDQQAALDFYCDLFGWQGEVGPPEQGGYSVCTLKGKPVAGVMKAMNPDGTVPDPMPPTAWTTYLATDSIDSTLKAVTDAGGSVMMGAMDVMDLGRMAVITDPTGAAVGLWQAGTFDGAGIVNEHGALIWNELNTGDVPAAAAFYSAVLPVTTARSEMPDAGDYTEFKVGDRAVGGMMDLAKLPAGVPPHWMPYFHVDSVDEIQAAAERAGGSVMAPAFDMVAGRMAVLADPQGGTFSVITAAAPEQSD; the protein is encoded by the coding sequence ATGGTCCCCGACCAGCAGGCGGCTCTCGACTTCTACTGCGACCTCTTCGGCTGGCAGGGCGAGGTCGGCCCGCCCGAGCAGGGCGGGTACTCCGTCTGCACCCTCAAGGGCAAGCCGGTCGCCGGCGTCATGAAGGCGATGAACCCGGACGGCACCGTCCCGGACCCGATGCCGCCGACCGCATGGACCACGTACCTGGCCACCGACTCCATCGACTCCACCCTCAAGGCGGTCACCGACGCCGGCGGCTCGGTGATGATGGGCGCGATGGACGTCATGGACCTCGGCCGGATGGCCGTGATCACCGACCCCACCGGCGCGGCCGTCGGCCTGTGGCAGGCCGGCACCTTCGACGGCGCCGGCATCGTCAACGAACACGGCGCCCTCATCTGGAACGAGCTGAACACCGGCGACGTCCCCGCCGCTGCCGCCTTCTACTCGGCCGTCCTGCCCGTCACCACGGCCCGGTCCGAGATGCCGGACGCCGGGGACTACACCGAGTTCAAGGTCGGCGACCGCGCGGTCGGCGGGATGATGGACCTGGCCAAGCTGCCGGCCGGGGTGCCGCCGCACTGGATGCCGTACTTCCACGTGGACAGCGTCGACGAGATCCAGGCCGCCGCCGAACGGGCCGGAGGCAGCGTCATGGCCCCGGCCTTCGACATGGTGGCGGGCCGGATGGCCGTCCTCGCGGACCCTCAGGGCGGCACCTTCTCGGTGATCACGGCGGCCGCCCCGGAGCAGTCCGACTGA
- a CDS encoding bifunctional uroporphyrinogen-III C-methyltransferase/uroporphyrinogen-III synthase has product MNPSSPTTSAFPVVAAHGHVTFLGAGPGDPGLLTLRAVEALAAADVLIAEPEVLDVVRTHARAGVDTPQLTVADEVSAAAGVPVIRDAANLVMEAARSGRRVVRAVTGDPGLDGNTAEEMLVCATEGIPFEVVPGIPTAVGVPAYAGVPLRDKRGDDNGVRFVDARSASARCWSEVGSSDGILVVSATLETVSAAAAELVSAGRKPDTPLTVTVAGTTTRQRTWNATLGTIAQVFKQGKVLPSPGGARPVIAVVGEHSAAARREELAWFESKPLFGWRVLVPRTKEQAASLSDQLRSYGAVPHEVPTIAVEPPRTPQQMERAVKGLVTGRYEWIAFTSVNAVKAVREKFEEYGLDARAFAGIKVAAVGEQTAAALVEFGVKPDLVPSGEQSAAGLLEDWPPYDPVFDPIDRVFLPRADIATETLVAGLIELGWEVDDVTAYRTVRASPPPADTREAIKGGGFDAVLFTSSSTVRNLVGIAGKPHNVTVIACIGPATAKTAEEHGLRVDVLSPEPSVSKLAEALAEYGAARREAAKEAGETVFRPSERRPGARRRRTT; this is encoded by the coding sequence TTGAACCCCTCAAGTCCGACCACCTCCGCTTTTCCGGTCGTCGCCGCCCACGGACACGTCACCTTCCTCGGTGCCGGCCCTGGCGACCCGGGTCTGCTGACGCTGCGCGCCGTGGAGGCGCTCGCCGCCGCGGACGTACTGATCGCCGAGCCCGAGGTGCTCGACGTCGTACGGACGCATGCGCGCGCGGGAGTCGACACGCCGCAGCTGACGGTCGCTGACGAAGTGTCAGCAGCCGCCGGGGTCCCGGTGATCCGAGATGCCGCCAATCTTGTCATGGAGGCCGCACGGTCCGGCAGGCGGGTCGTACGTGCCGTCACCGGTGACCCCGGCCTCGACGGGAACACGGCCGAGGAGATGCTCGTCTGCGCCACCGAGGGGATCCCCTTCGAGGTGGTCCCGGGCATCCCCACCGCCGTGGGCGTGCCCGCGTACGCGGGTGTGCCGCTCCGGGACAAGCGGGGTGACGACAACGGCGTGCGGTTCGTGGACGCGAGGTCCGCGTCGGCGCGCTGCTGGAGCGAGGTGGGGTCGAGCGACGGCATCCTCGTCGTCTCCGCGACGCTGGAGACGGTCTCGGCCGCCGCGGCGGAGCTGGTGAGCGCCGGCCGCAAGCCCGACACCCCGCTGACGGTGACCGTCGCCGGCACGACCACGCGGCAGCGGACGTGGAACGCGACCCTGGGCACGATCGCGCAGGTGTTCAAGCAGGGGAAGGTGCTCCCGTCGCCCGGGGGCGCCCGGCCGGTCATAGCCGTGGTCGGTGAGCACAGCGCCGCCGCGCGGCGTGAGGAGCTGGCCTGGTTCGAGTCGAAGCCGCTGTTCGGCTGGCGGGTTCTCGTACCGCGCACGAAGGAGCAGGCCGCCTCGCTCTCCGACCAGTTGCGTTCGTACGGCGCGGTGCCCCACGAGGTGCCGACCATCGCCGTGGAGCCGCCGCGGACCCCGCAGCAGATGGAGCGGGCCGTGAAGGGCCTGGTGACGGGCCGCTACGAGTGGATAGCTTTCACCAGCGTGAACGCGGTGAAGGCCGTCCGGGAGAAGTTCGAGGAGTACGGGCTCGACGCGCGCGCCTTCGCCGGGATCAAGGTCGCCGCGGTGGGCGAGCAGACGGCGGCCGCGCTCGTGGAGTTCGGTGTGAAGCCGGACCTGGTGCCGAGCGGGGAGCAGTCCGCGGCCGGTCTGCTGGAGGACTGGCCCCCGTACGACCCGGTCTTCGACCCGATCGACCGCGTCTTCCTGCCGCGCGCCGACATCGCGACCGAGACGCTGGTCGCGGGGCTGATCGAGCTCGGGTGGGAGGTCGACGACGTCACCGCCTACCGGACGGTGCGCGCGTCGCCGCCGCCGGCGGACACGCGTGAGGCGATCAAGGGCGGCGGCTTCGACGCCGTTCTCTTCACGTCGTCCTCGACGGTGCGCAACCTCGTCGGCATCGCCGGGAAGCCGCACAACGTGACCGTCATCGCGTGCATCGGGCCGGCGACGGCCAAGACCGCGGAAGAGCACGGGCTGCGCGTGGACGTGCTGTCGCCGGAGCCGTCGGTGTCGAAGCTGGCGGAGGCGCTGGCCGAGTACGGCGCGGCGCGCCGCGAGGCGGCCAAGGAGGCCGGCGAGACGGTGTTCCGGCCGAGCGAGCGGCGGCCGGGGGCGCGCAGGCGCCGTACCACCTAG
- the hemB gene encoding porphobilinogen synthase produces MSTYGSFPGSRPRRLRTTPAMRRMVAENRLHPSDLILPAFVREGISEPLAISAMPGVVQHTRDTLRKAAVEAVEAGVSGIMLFGVPADENKDALGTAGTEPDGILQVAIRDVKAEVGDDLVIMSDLCLDEYTDHGHCGVLDADGRVDNDATLERYAEMAQVQADAGVHVVGPSGMMDGQVGVIRDALDETGHEDVSILAYTAKYSSAFYGPFREAVASSLQGDRKTYQQDPANARESMRELALDLEEGADMVMVKPAGPYLDILYRVAQAVDVPVAAYQISGEFAMIEAAAEKGWIERDRAILETLLGIKRAGADTILTYWATEVAGWLRNA; encoded by the coding sequence ATGAGCACGTACGGATCCTTCCCCGGCTCGCGGCCCCGTCGGCTGCGCACCACCCCGGCGATGCGGCGGATGGTCGCGGAGAACCGGCTGCACCCTTCCGACCTGATCCTCCCGGCGTTCGTACGGGAGGGCATCAGCGAGCCCCTGGCGATCTCCGCGATGCCGGGCGTCGTGCAGCACACCCGGGACACACTGCGGAAGGCCGCCGTGGAGGCGGTCGAGGCCGGGGTCTCGGGGATCATGCTGTTCGGTGTTCCGGCGGACGAGAACAAAGACGCGCTCGGCACGGCGGGCACCGAGCCGGACGGGATCCTGCAGGTCGCGATCCGCGATGTGAAGGCCGAGGTCGGCGACGATCTGGTGATCATGTCGGACCTGTGCCTGGACGAGTACACGGACCACGGGCACTGCGGCGTCCTCGACGCGGACGGCCGGGTCGACAACGACGCGACGCTGGAGCGGTACGCCGAGATGGCGCAGGTCCAGGCCGACGCGGGCGTCCACGTGGTGGGCCCGAGCGGCATGATGGACGGGCAGGTCGGCGTCATCCGCGACGCGCTGGACGAGACCGGGCACGAGGACGTCTCGATCCTCGCGTACACGGCGAAGTACTCGTCCGCCTTCTACGGTCCCTTCCGCGAGGCGGTGGCCTCCTCCCTCCAGGGCGACCGCAAGACGTACCAGCAGGACCCGGCGAACGCGCGGGAGTCCATGCGCGAGCTGGCGCTCGACCTTGAGGAGGGCGCCGACATGGTGATGGTCAAGCCGGCCGGGCCCTACCTCGACATCCTGTACCGGGTGGCGCAGGCGGTGGACGTCCCGGTGGCGGCGTACCAGATCAGCGGCGAGTTCGCGATGATCGAGGCGGCGGCGGAGAAGGGCTGGATCGAGCGGGACCGGGCGATCCTGGAGACCCTGCTGGGCATCAAGCGGGCCGGGGCCGACACGATCCTCACGTACTGGGCGACCGAGGTGGCGGGCTGGCTGCGCAACGCCTGA
- a CDS encoding ABC transporter permease has product MSTAALALAGRSLRISSRRPDVLITALMLPVMLMLIFVYFFGGAIDTGTAYVTYVVPGAMLLCAGFGAASTAVSVADDMGNGVIDRFRSLDIGGIPILAGHVTASVLRNLLSTALVLVVALAIGFRPQAGPAAFLAAAGLLLTYITAISWLAAALGLLAKSPEAAGGFTFLMMFLPYPSSAFVPIETMPGWLHGFADHQPLTPVIESLRALLLSQPAGDAPWVALTWCAGITAVALALSAVLFRSRTR; this is encoded by the coding sequence ATGAGCACCGCCGCCCTCGCCCTCGCCGGCCGCAGCCTGCGCATCAGCAGCCGCCGGCCCGACGTGCTGATCACCGCCCTGATGCTGCCCGTCATGCTGATGCTGATCTTCGTCTACTTCTTCGGCGGCGCCATCGACACCGGGACGGCGTACGTGACGTACGTGGTCCCCGGCGCCATGCTGCTCTGCGCGGGCTTCGGTGCGGCGAGCACCGCCGTCAGCGTCGCCGACGACATGGGCAACGGCGTCATCGACCGCTTCCGCTCCCTCGACATCGGCGGCATCCCGATCCTCGCCGGGCACGTCACGGCCTCGGTCCTGCGCAACCTGCTCTCCACCGCCCTGGTCCTCGTCGTCGCCCTCGCCATCGGCTTCCGGCCCCAGGCGGGCCCGGCCGCCTTCCTCGCCGCGGCCGGCCTGCTGCTGACGTACATCACGGCGATCTCGTGGCTGGCCGCCGCACTCGGCCTGCTCGCCAAGTCCCCTGAGGCGGCGGGCGGCTTCACCTTCCTGATGATGTTCCTGCCCTACCCGTCCAGCGCCTTCGTCCCCATCGAGACCATGCCGGGCTGGCTGCACGGCTTCGCCGACCACCAGCCGCTGACCCCGGTGATCGAATCCCTGCGCGCACTGCTCTTGTCGCAGCCTGCGGGCGACGCGCCCTGGGTGGCGCTGACCTGGTGCGCGGGCATCACGGCCGTGGCCTTGGCCCTGTCGGCGGTCCTGTTCCGCAGCAGGACCCGCTGA
- a CDS encoding DUF1876 domain-containing protein: MSTLVGWHVELEFTEEGHRTSAAALVRLGDGSEIRAHGYAMRHPSDPEQLRVGEEIAGARALMDLASQMLQKAHGEIDEATGRHSYPLNS, from the coding sequence ATGTCCACGCTGGTCGGGTGGCATGTGGAGCTCGAATTCACCGAGGAGGGCCACCGCACCAGTGCGGCGGCCCTGGTAAGACTCGGGGACGGCTCCGAGATCAGGGCGCACGGCTACGCCATGCGCCACCCCTCCGACCCGGAGCAGCTGAGGGTCGGGGAAGAGATCGCGGGCGCTCGCGCGCTCATGGATCTCGCGTCGCAGATGCTGCAGAAGGCCCACGGCGAGATCGACGAGGCGACGGGCCGGCACTCATATCCGCTCAATAGTTGA
- the hemC gene encoding hydroxymethylbilane synthase → MNPRLDQPLRLGTRRSKLAMSQSGHVADAVREVTGRPVELVEITTYGDVSREHLAQIGGTGVFVTALRDALLRGEVDFAVHSLKDLPTAQPDDLVIAAMPRREDARDALVARDGLTFEQLPDGARIGTGSPRRTAQLNHLALSLGKRIETVPIRGNVDTRIGFVRDGALDAVVLAAAGLNRIGRGDEATDLLSVDSVLPAPGQGALAVECLASDAGLIAALGELDDPYTRAAVTAERSLLAALEAGCSAPVGAFADLLADGEIVNEMRLRGVVGTLDGSTLVQLSTTGPVPQSYDEAMALGRELADEMLAKGAAGLMGERSL, encoded by the coding sequence ATGAACCCACGTCTCGACCAGCCCCTGCGGCTCGGCACGCGGCGCAGCAAGCTGGCCATGTCCCAGTCAGGCCATGTCGCCGACGCGGTACGGGAGGTCACCGGCCGTCCCGTCGAGCTCGTGGAGATCACGACCTACGGCGACGTGTCGCGCGAGCACCTCGCGCAGATCGGCGGGACGGGCGTGTTCGTCACCGCCCTGCGTGACGCGCTGCTGCGCGGCGAGGTCGACTTCGCGGTGCACTCGCTGAAGGACCTGCCGACCGCGCAGCCCGACGACCTCGTGATCGCGGCCATGCCGCGGCGCGAGGACGCGCGGGACGCGCTCGTCGCCCGCGACGGCCTGACCTTCGAGCAGCTGCCCGACGGGGCTCGGATCGGTACCGGTTCGCCCCGGCGCACGGCCCAGCTCAATCACCTGGCGCTGTCGCTCGGCAAGCGGATCGAGACGGTGCCGATCCGCGGCAACGTCGACACCCGGATCGGCTTCGTACGGGACGGCGCGCTCGACGCCGTCGTCCTCGCGGCCGCCGGACTCAACCGGATCGGGCGCGGTGACGAGGCGACCGACCTGCTGTCGGTCGACAGCGTCCTGCCGGCCCCCGGCCAGGGAGCCCTGGCCGTGGAGTGCCTGGCGTCCGACGCCGGCCTCATCGCCGCGCTCGGCGAGCTCGACGACCCGTACACCCGGGCCGCCGTGACCGCCGAGCGTTCCCTGCTCGCCGCCCTGGAGGCCGGCTGCAGCGCACCCGTGGGCGCGTTCGCCGACCTTTTGGCCGACGGGGAGATTGTCAATGAAATGCGCCTGCGCGGCGTCGTCGGTACCCTCGACGGCTCGACGCTGGTGCAGCTGTCCACCACCGGTCCCGTGCCCCAGTCGTACGACGAGGCCATGGCGCTCGGCCGCGAACTCGCGGACGAGATGCTGGCCAAGGGCGCGGCCGGTCTGATGGGGGAGCGATCGCTTTGA
- a CDS encoding glutamyl-tRNA reductase — translation MSLLVVGLSHRSAPVSVLERAALPADAKLKLLHDTLAAEPAAEAAVLATCNRIELYADVDKFHAGVAELSTLLAQHSGVALEELTPYLYVHYEDRAVHHLFSVACGLDSMVVGEGQILGQIKDALALGQETHTAGRLINDLFQQALRVGKRAHSETGIDRAGQSLVTFGLEQLAVHVPVAEWAAGKRALVIGAGSMSSLAAATLARVGVAEIVVANRTAERAERLAEILVASGTGVAASAVAMSGVADELTRVDVVVSCTGATGLVLTADDVLAAVSSSAADVPAQASAAAGPADRGSAPDPASRTSPAPAGRGLQVGPDSADVVARLAAAALTHGRLADAGAARTIAAGTEADGCPVGPDGRSALTGVDASSLELHGTWADQGEAAAQRQPRRSTRTHADGATARLALLDLAMPRDIDAAVHRIPGVRLVDIESLAEASADAPMAADVDAVRAIVAEEVAAFGAAQRAAHITPTVVALRAMAAEVVAMEVARLDGRVPDLDERQRAEVTQTVRRVVDKLLHAPTVRVKQLASEPGGAGYAEALRELFDLDPQTVASVSRADAADKNDDSGRAS, via the coding sequence ATGAGTCTGCTCGTCGTAGGGCTGAGCCACCGCAGCGCGCCCGTGAGCGTGCTGGAGCGCGCCGCGCTGCCCGCTGACGCGAAGCTGAAGCTGCTGCACGACACCCTCGCCGCCGAGCCGGCGGCGGAGGCGGCGGTGCTCGCCACGTGCAACCGGATCGAGCTCTACGCCGACGTGGACAAGTTCCACGCCGGTGTCGCGGAGCTCTCCACGCTGCTCGCGCAGCACAGCGGAGTCGCGCTGGAGGAACTCACTCCTTACCTGTACGTGCACTACGAGGACCGGGCGGTGCACCACCTGTTCTCGGTGGCGTGCGGGCTGGACTCGATGGTCGTCGGCGAGGGGCAGATCCTCGGCCAGATCAAGGACGCGCTGGCGCTGGGGCAGGAGACGCACACCGCCGGGCGGCTGATCAACGACCTGTTCCAGCAGGCGCTGCGGGTCGGCAAGCGGGCGCACTCCGAGACCGGGATCGACCGGGCGGGCCAGTCGCTGGTGACCTTCGGGCTGGAGCAGCTCGCCGTGCACGTGCCCGTGGCCGAGTGGGCCGCCGGCAAGCGGGCACTGGTGATCGGTGCCGGGTCGATGTCCTCGCTGGCCGCGGCCACGCTGGCGCGGGTCGGCGTCGCCGAGATCGTGGTCGCGAACCGGACCGCCGAGCGGGCGGAGCGGTTGGCCGAGATTCTGGTTGCCTCGGGCACCGGGGTGGCGGCTTCGGCCGTTGCGATGTCCGGTGTCGCCGACGAACTGACACGAGTCGATGTCGTGGTGTCCTGCACCGGCGCCACCGGGCTCGTGCTGACCGCCGACGACGTGCTCGCCGCCGTGTCCTCGAGCGCTGCCGACGTGCCCGCGCAGGCTTCCGCCGCGGCGGGGCCGGCGGACCGCGGATCCGCCCCGGACCCCGCGTCCCGGACTTCCCCGGCCCCGGCCGGGAGGGGCCTCCAGGTGGGGCCGGACTCGGCCGATGTCGTGGCCCGGCTGGCAGCCGCCGCGCTGACGCACGGGCGGCTGGCCGACGCCGGGGCCGCACGGACCATCGCGGCGGGCACGGAAGCCGACGGGTGCCCCGTGGGGCCCGACGGGCGGTCCGCGCTGACCGGGGTCGACGCCAGTTCCCTGGAGCTGCACGGGACCTGGGCCGACCAGGGTGAGGCCGCCGCCCAGCGGCAGCCCCGGCGCAGCACCCGTACCCACGCCGACGGCGCGACCGCGCGCCTCGCGCTGCTGGACCTGGCCATGCCCCGGGACATCGACGCCGCCGTGCACCGGATCCCGGGCGTACGGCTCGTGGACATCGAGTCGCTCGCGGAGGCGTCCGCGGACGCCCCGATGGCGGCCGACGTCGACGCCGTGCGCGCGATCGTCGCCGAGGAAGTGGCGGCCTTCGGCGCCGCCCAGAGGGCCGCGCACATCACGCCCACCGTCGTCGCCCTGCGGGCCATGGCGGCCGAGGTCGTGGCCATGGAAGTGGCGCGCCTCGACGGGCGGGTACCCGATCTCGACGAACGGCAGCGGGCCGAGGTCACCCAGACCGTGCGCCGCGTCGTCGACAAACTCCTGCACGCGCCGACCGTGCGGGTCAAGCAGCTCGCGAGCGAGCCCGGCGGCGCCGGGTACGCGGAGGCGCTGCGTGAACTCTTCGATCTCGACCCGCAGACGGTGGCCTCCGTCAGCCGGGCCGACGCGGCAGACAAGAACGACGACTCAGGACGGGCATCATGA
- a CDS encoding TetR/AcrR family transcriptional regulator, with product MDDADSGTGLPASLEMAWGLRERAGKGPRPTLTLPRIVETAVALGAAEGMDAVSMGRVAKELGVSTMSLYRYVAAKEELYVLMADAGVGTPPPLPPEAEGWGWRELLTDWAYAQRAVLMANSWILRIPITGAPVSPNQLAWMDRGLASMAGTGLKEGEKLSTIILIGGLVRNEATMAADMMDAITKSGVAPEQALGQYVRTLSLLTRPDSHPAVTRLLQSDAFTGSGEPDFQFRFGLDRILDGLAPLVAGRVVRLTEPPGGAAG from the coding sequence ATGGACGACGCGGACAGCGGTACGGGACTCCCGGCGAGCCTCGAAATGGCCTGGGGCCTGCGCGAACGAGCCGGCAAGGGGCCGCGTCCCACGCTCACGCTGCCCCGGATCGTGGAAACGGCGGTCGCGCTGGGCGCCGCGGAGGGGATGGACGCCGTCTCCATGGGGCGCGTCGCCAAGGAGCTGGGCGTCTCGACGATGTCCCTCTACCGCTACGTCGCCGCCAAGGAGGAGCTGTACGTCCTCATGGCGGACGCGGGGGTCGGCACCCCGCCGCCGCTGCCGCCCGAGGCGGAGGGATGGGGCTGGCGCGAGCTGCTCACGGACTGGGCGTACGCGCAGCGGGCCGTCCTGATGGCCAACTCCTGGATCCTGCGCATCCCGATCACCGGCGCGCCCGTCTCCCCGAACCAGCTGGCCTGGATGGACCGGGGCCTCGCGTCGATGGCCGGCACGGGCCTGAAGGAGGGCGAGAAGCTCTCGACGATCATCCTGATCGGGGGGCTGGTGCGGAACGAGGCCACGATGGCCGCCGACATGATGGACGCCATCACGAAGTCCGGAGTCGCCCCGGAGCAGGCGCTGGGCCAGTACGTCCGCACGCTGAGTCTGCTGACCCGCCCGGACAGCCACCCGGCCGTGACGCGGCTGCTGCAGTCGGACGCGTTCACGGGCTCAGGCGAGCCGGACTTCCAGTTCCGCTTCGGCCTGGACCGGATCCTGGACGGGCTGGCGCCGCTGGTCGCCGGGCGTGTCGTTCGGCTGACCGAGCCGCCCGGCGGCGCTGCCGGCTGA